Below is a window of Gossypium hirsutum isolate 1008001.06 chromosome A12, Gossypium_hirsutum_v2.1, whole genome shotgun sequence DNA.
ATTTGCCCGTAATTGATCCCAATCGAATTAACCATAATTGGAAGCAAATAAACTGCAAATTCGAAAACCCAAAACGAGaaaaaaaatcagcaagatccaagtagataataaaaaaaaaccaacccCAGAAAGTAAATAACCCACTACCTGAAATCGAAAGAATAATCGAAGCATAGCTAAAAATTCTCATCAACTCCATGAAAACAGAGCAGAAACTAGTAAAGAGTGACGAGTGTGCAAGTAAAAGCTGTGAATTAGTCACCCAAAGCGTTTGAAGATTACAAGacaacgaaataaaaaaaaaaagtttttctgAAGTGTTCTTTGCTTATAAGCTATGAAATTAGAACGACAACTGTAATGGAGCTGGTGGGAAAAAAAAGTTGATAAGAGCAATGATTGAATGAGAATTCTCGCACTGTTTTCTCAACAAGTGTTTTATGTCCACACGCAGTTGTTgaaacccaacaaaaataaaaacaaagaacagaacagaacagaaaaGGGGTTTAAGATCTTTTCTGTTAAGCTATAGTTTTCAAGGTCTGCGCCGATTTTGAAATCGGTGGGTACATGATGGAtgcttataaataaatttaatggaAGTGGTGGGAGATACTGTTAGAGGCGGTGAATTTTATTGTTCCACTATTttggtttagattttttttttcacgaaccTAGATATATGTAAAGTCAGATATTTCTTTTCTCAAAAGATTTGATTGATATTTATGAATGAACGATCAttgttttattgaatttttgtTTCGTGTGatatctttctttttatttttgtagcTTCAACATCACTTCTCGCTCAATTTCCACATGGGTCGGCCTTCTactttagggtttagggtttatcaAGAAACTTATTTTTCaagtataaattatggttttaaGTAGCTGGTTGAAAAttagtttttaagtattaaagTAACCGTCTGATTTTtaatggtgtcggaaacagttGTTTGAGGCCATTAAATTTGACGAGTatgctcgtaaattttattatttagtttttatgagtcaaatatggattttaaaaaagttttttaaattgataatttgtattttataataatttattaggtcaagtagttttagaaaataaggtatcgagatattgtttctataaaccgaaccgtaaatatttttataaatatttacgaagtgtcattaatgtagtattaaagttttattgaaaaattttaacattttgatagttaattaattaaaaagtactaaattaaaaaagtgaaaaacttactaattataataattaagtgattaagtAGCATGAGTAATAAATgaaaagttgaggcggcatatgaaaaaaaaataaaataaaataaagccattaatggtgaaattgtaattaaagtgaaattaaaacacccaaattgaattttaaaagcatttctagacatttcttcttcaattttggtTCAGACAGACATGGGGAGAGTTCCTTGAGCTGGTTTTGCATATTTGCTTCATTTGAGTCCAATTCTtactcatttttttataatttttatatttttgaaattgttacaattaagtccaactaaatcttaccttagtttttgattttgttaaagattttggatgtttccattgatgaatctatatgatttttatgctaaatgatgaatttgagatgttaGTTGttgtttaaaagtattttgttaagtgattttgatgaattttttgattaaggattaatttgtttaattagtaaaaatacaaggatttgttGCGAAATTATTGTAAAAATGGGCTATATTGAATgccatgaatattcagctagcatgggtttgcattaaaaattattaatttgcatgttttgggctcagggactaaattgaataaaagtaaaattttagggacaaatttataaaaatataaaaataaccaaattgcaagaaatgaattattttattgtctaaattaatatattgaatgaaattattaatttagattaaggTCGAgtagaaaatcgaggaaaataaaaattttccaaaatgcccctaaatatTAGTATTCCTGCAATTTAACCAGGTAAATTCGTACGgttatactttaaaaaatatattaatttgatgGCTGGTATTATGTATTTTTCTATTGTTGAGAATGAATTATTGTtgaaattataatttgaattgaatattcagATTAAATGGAACGctggatttgagtacattcgtttTGTGGCGCATGACAACATTGGGCGAAAATGGCgaaaaattacccaagtaaatcgaggttcaacatttgtcgcgaactctcgtgttttacttttCGTTTAtctcttatgagcttctatttAACTTATATGAGTTTCCGTTCAACTCTTTTGAGTTTCTGTTCAACTCTTATGATTTTCTagtcagctcttatgagcttctgtttaactcatatgagttttcgtttagctcttacgagcttctgttcagctttcGACCTTCTGTTAAcgaagtactcaaatccgtaagtcaTTCTTCAAATGGTAAAATATCGGGAGTTAtcttggatgatatatgtatataaaggaatggtaagagaatgatatgtatcatgataaatatattaatatcttgatatgttgatacatggaaattatgtaagttgagacgagtaataaacttAAGTGTGACATATTGAGATAATAAGATTATTGATgttaaaattatatgaaaaatgttCAAGTACTCTAACAAGTGTTGacgtttgatgcttaggcaagtgccaagcttttggttgaatggtaaaatgtttaattataagatgcactgaaatggtaagtgctcaaatgaaaatatacttgtgctcatgaaagagtggaAAGTTTTAAGTTATACAATTTCTTATGGCTTAATATGTGATTAATTTGAAAAAGGCTATGTTTgcatgcactagcttgtggctatggtggtatgatatgcttatgacttgtgtgttatgcatatggaatgGGTGTGATAAGTAAAGAAATACAATTGTGAATAAATAACTTTAGAAGAGTATAAAGTTGTTTAAAAACTCTACTATACTTGGGATAATATGTATAAGAGATGCTATGGATTTATTATTTTGTGAGTTGTTAAATATGGTTTCTTGAATCGTGTGGCATCAGTAAATGTTTATTCTTGATAAATGTAAATTTCATAatgaaatgaattgatatgattaaagtttatacgagcttactaagcattcattgcttatttatttgtttttctttacttttcagattatcggaaacttgattgggttggaagcttgtcggagttatatcaTACTATCCATATTCTATCAATACTttcaaatgttttttattttggttataatggcatgtatatgtattttggtTAATGTTGACTTGTATGTAATTTGTTGAGATTTGCCACTTATTTTGTCTTGTTTTGGATGTCTAATTATGACTTGTTGATATGTATAAAATTGATTGTAGGTTGATacaaaattgggtgagaaatatggcttgtaaaatgacatattttcatctacacgggcagagatacgggcgtgtgtctcaaccgtgtgtgacacatggtcgtgtgtcccctgtatcttttaagaATGTAAGTCAATATGCtcacacaacctagcacatgggtgtgtgacttggccgtgtgaaccaagtcagtatactcacacgggctgagacacgagcCGAGACACGACCATGCGTCCCtgtttcgaatgcccacacggccgaagacacgggcgtgtctcttggtcgtgtgagtcacacggcctgaccacgcGACTGTGTGATCCCtgtagttttgaaaattttaagtatttCTGAAAAAGTTttgagtttccgatttagtctcgatttgtttctaatgcgtaatttgggcctcaagggcttgTATAAGGaataatatgtatgattttgattggtttttgacatgaatACTATATGATATGTAATGTTTTCATTTTCAGTCTGTTTGATttataaactccggtaatgctctataaccctgttccggcgaggaatttggattaggggtgttacaattaatagctttataaaaataaaaataaaaatattgaattatattaatttaaaacaaattaaattcgtaatgattagtttttaaaataggttaaattttattattcgtttttgtattatgcatatgttgttaatttaatttttatattatagttTTGTCAATTTAAACAGCCTCAACTCAAATGGTAATGTTAGGTTAAAATCTACTATTAATTTCGTATCATGTGTAAGTTGTGAATTTAGTTATTATTCttcaatttagttaattttttaatattatacattaCAAGTTCAGCCTTAATTCAAAATAGTTGTTAAATCCATTAACTAAGACAAcatgtattttttataaatatttttgtgaAAATAGCACTCTAAAATGACgtatatgtatgatattatgtttgtCACCAATGGTGGCAGAGCGTAGTGGAGACTAAGGGGTATGGTTCCcccttaaaatgataaatttttaatttatgccctatataatttataaaattttaaattaataatgataaaattacactttaaccccccaaatgataaaaatttaatttaattctttaaaaattataaagatataggctattaaaataataaaaatacatttttactatcataaaaatatacaatttaattccaatctctcaaaaaaaattataataacatgtattaacttaataaattttcttagcaaaaaaaaagtttataaatttaataactaCAATCCAAATCaggattaaaatttgaaaaaatataaaaactcaaaaaccaaattaaaatataaggttTAAAACCACAATTTTCATGTAGAATaaggactaataacaaaattttgacCTATAAAAGATATATATCTTTGCATAATATGTTTTTCTTACAAGTTGTTTTCAAGCTACTAAGTTATAAGTTTGAatcattatttataaaatattaaaaattatatctacATAATTATCTTAAATCATGTATATATAGATGAATTCCAATTTAAGTTTTGTGTAtataattatactaaattaaaatttaatacaacgaattaaaatttatttataaatttaatatttatctctaTAAATAATAATTTGGCAAAATACAACTCATTTTATATAGGATCCaatccaaataaataaaattaaagcacaaTAAAAGTCTAATGGCACCACAAACGAACTAACTTTATTTGCTCTCAGACATATTCAGTGAAAATGGCTTCACCATTTTAGTCTTTGTGAAACTTTCACTAACACCCTGTTAGCTACTTAATATTATTTCTCTCTTTATACAAAAATCTCCCAACTTTTCACCCTCAACCATACCATTGAGTGCTTTATATCAGTCAATGCTAATGGCACCCCAAAACTTGACGCAGCTACTGGTTTGCATTTGCTTGCTTTAAGAACAATTCGATATCGAAACATTTTATTTAGACTCCGAAGGGCAGTTCATGGGGTGGCAACGTTTTCCTTGGCAAGTGGAGCAATCTCCTCACCTTCGTTACCGGGTTCACTGCCAGCAACCTCCAGGCTCAACAACAACTTCTCCCACAGCTTTGATGGTCCCTGCATTGATCAACAAATTTCCCATTGTGTTCATTCTTCCTAAAGCTACAAATGCGGGTTAGTGTGAGGTTCTTACGTGTTCGGCAAGGAACTAACCTTCCATGAAAGGTCTTGTGCCATACAGTTTCGGATCATTTCGTTCATGGTTGGAGTGCCATATGTTGCAAGAGCTTTCTTGACAGTCTTTGCCACCTTATCCAAATCACTTGGATCCACTGCATCACACTGCAACGCAATATCCCATAGAGATTAATGGCCCTTCTCATAAGGCTTGCCACAAAagtaatacttttttttttaaatacttactTCAACATTGAAAGCTCCCATTTGAAACCCTGTGAATCCTTCCTTGACGGTGTCGACGAGTCCACCAGTTGAGGCAACTATTGGCACCTGTACCACAGAGCAAATAGTGTGTATGAGGTTTATAGATTCACTGCTTATGCAAATCCTTGAAACCGAATCAGTTGGTCAAAATCATTTACGGTTCCATATCGCATAGCGTGCAACTGGATCAGACCGCACGGTTCGAATCGGCTGGGGATCAAAATGAAATCAGAACCAGCAATTATCTTATGAGCCAATGGGACATTGAAATTGGCTATTCCTCTAGCTTTGTCAGGGTATTGTGTCTCTAAATTCTCAATCTGTTCCTCCATGGCCTTTTTGCCAGTTCCCTGAAAGAAAAGATGTCACTGTTGATACCGTACTCATCGAGGCAACAGTAACAACTGCTTCAACATTAAAATTTGACACTAACAAGGATTACAATCTGACAATTTTCTCCGATGAATCTTGGGATCGCTTCTGCCAAAACATCTGAACCTTTCTGCTCTTCTAACCTACCGATGAAGCCAACCACTGGAACGTTCCTGTCACAATGCAAGCCCATTTCTGCTTGAAGAGTTTCCTTTAGTATAGGCTTTGCATCCATTACCTGCAATGAAAACTTATTATGGAACATGACTTTTAATACTCCACAAACAATAGATGAACTGGAagtaattcaaagcacatacagTTGAAGCATCATATTGGACATTGATGTGTTGGTCAGTGGCAGGGTTCCACTCTTGAACATCCATGCCATTCACAATGCCGGTGATGCCGGTTTTACGGATGATGTTATCAAGTTCAACGCCTTTATCTTCACCTGATATAAGCTCCTGGGCGTAGTATGGGCTTACAGTCAAGACCTTATCTGATTCTAGAATTCCAGCCTTCATCCAATTAATTTTCCTTCCCTTGATAGGCTTGGGATACCTAACGACCAAAACGATATCCAGCATAGATTTCCATGCAAGtgcaacaagaaaaaaaaaaaagaatatacaTGAGAAGCATCAATGGTTTCGTACCCATCGAAGAAGTCAAACGAACTCTTGAACCGATCAGGCAGATTAAGAACAGAGAAATCCGAAAACGGAAATCTTCCCTGATAGGCTATGTTGTGGATGCAAAATGCAACCTGCCCATATTTTATCAAACACAAGGTAAAGTTTCAAGCTTTTCTGCATGATGAATCAAACAAAGGCCATCAAGGCATCAAACCATACCTTGGCATTCATGTAGATGTCCCTTGACTGGTACATGCTTTTCAAATAACATGGTAGAAGACCAGTGTGCCAATCATTGGCAATAAAAATAACATCTTCCCCTGCAGCagatggtaaaaccctaaactcttaacttttattaaacaAGTGTTGAAAAACTTACAGAGGGAGAGAGTCCTCCATACCATATGGTCCTGAGAAATATCTGTTGGTATTTAAATTCAGAACCTTGGGTGCTTCCAGAGCAGCCTGCAAACAGTGAAAACAGTGACATTACTGTGATAAAATCATAAACTACAGTTAAACATTGTACAATTTCTACCTGGCATAACAAGCTAAACCGCAATTGATTGTCTTTGTAGTCCACACCTGCATTAGGGCCATAGATTTTTGATCCAGTTTTGCCCCAAACCTTCTCGAGGAACATTGGGTGATCAACAAACACACGATCAACTCCACGTTTGTAACAATGGAAGAATCGAACGGTCTCGAATTTGTCACCAACTTTTACCTGCAAATTAAGAGCTGATCCTGAAGAATATAATCCAAAGATGGTTCACTTTAGTTGAATTTAACAGAATAAAATAAACCTTACTTCAACTAATACACTGGTGTCCCATGCATCCATGTACTGATCATATCGAGGAGACACTGTCATAACACGATGTCCATTGGCCTTCACAAATGTTCAACACAGGCATTTATTAGTATCCCATCAAAATTAAGCTAAAACCATACAATACTTACCGCCATTGCAGGCGGAAGTCCACCAAGGACGTCGCCAAGTCCACCAGTTTTGCTCCATGGACCACACTCAGCTCCCACAAACACTAAGTTCAACCCTTTGCCACAAATAATTTTTCCCCAAGGCCTGGGGTTTTCCTGTTTCACAGCTTGTCGGGCAACAGCCTTTGCATTGGTTCTCATCTGCAACCTGTCTAGCATGTTCAAAAACCTTAGACCATTGTGAGTAATAGCAGCTTGGTTCTTCATGCAAATCAAATTGGCGGCCTTAGTGTCTGCTCCATGGCTGTTGACTTGACAAACTGTAGAAACAAGGTGTGAGGCTGTCACTGTGGCCATTGCAAGAAGCTGAGACCAAAATGAAGATGATAATGAAAGTAAAAACAATTTTAACCCCCAAAATCCAAAACAACACAACTTGattcaaaaacaaaagaagaaccaagcattataaattttttatatggcATTAAAAACGTAACAAACTAGTTCGAAAATGTCTCGAAAGACAAAAAATATTAGAATAGTATAGGATGATCAAAGAAGCAGAAACATATGCAAGTGGTTCACTGAATCTCTCAAAATcagttaaaagaaaagaaaatctgaaGTCAGGGGTCACTTCAGATTTCACGCCGAGGATCAGCTAATTTGGACTGATTGCACCACTGACCCTTACAAAAAGGCGTGGCATTACGAGAACAGTTGAGCCACCTTCAACAGTCCAAGTGCATCATCAACATCAGCTTCTTAAATGAATATGTTGCAAAAATTTGCCATTCTTCCATCTTAAAAGGGTCCAAAAGAGTTTCTTCTTAAATGAAAATGTTGGTTTCGCCGAGATTTTTTAAGTTTAGTACTTGGcatataattttgtttaattaattaattggtgGTGTTGAAGGAACCCATGGGAATGCCATCATAATCTATGTAATGTACTCGAGTTATGCACTGCAGGATGCCAACTTATTTGTGTGCTTTTTAGTGAACAccaattcaataataataaattaaaaaaaaaacaaattttgaaataaatataatttgCTTTTAGGTCCTTTTAGATTCCGTGAATAAAACAAAAAATCTTTCACTCCATCCACACGAATGAAacgaaataatatattaatataacaaaatcaataatatattaaataatcttACATCCaaataattataatcaaaattaattgtcACAAAACATGACTAAATTAATAAGCATAACATATTTAAacctaagtaaaaataaattttaacttgaTCACACATATTGTaacttaaatcaaaataaatatagaCTAAGAAGAAACACATTGTTTACAAAGTATATAATTTAAGTCACAAAAACTGGAAGACCACAACTTTACTATTAAGTTAAagcttaatcaataaaaatatagtttatatatatataatgtctatttctatttataaatctataaaaaattgCACTTAAACacgtttaaatttattataacagTATCGACTGATCTTGaatgaaaaaacaaataaattgtatttataaTGTTGAAGGTTTCGTAGAATAATATTATTGGGCATGAAATAGAGATTCTAGACCCACTGCAAATATCAGTATATATCTCATCACATAATTAGTTCTCAAATAATGACGACCATCTTTATCAAATGGACTACCATGTTTTACCTaaccctaaataaataaataaataaaaggagtaACATTTAGTTGTTTGTTGGTTTCACATCTCTTTCCGATGCCAATGGCTTTTACCTAATTactaaatatgttttatatataaatcatAGCTAATGGCTTATGTTAGTTTTCACCATAAAACAAACTGTCCCCAAAATGGTTTAAAATTTGTGCCTTTGCACTAAAGAGAAGAAACCATGTGTCTTAAAAAATAAAGTACCGTGGAGGTTGAATTATAAGGTATTCATAAATATGGGTTAATATTAATAAAGAAGATGACGGTAAGAAAAATGAATCAACATTAGATCTTGTTCATAGGAATGGAGAGATAAATTACAACAGTACTATTTTGTGAAACATCAAAAGAATAATTACTAGTAATTAAGAAATTAATCTTAAACACGTATTTCGTGAaggaaattcactaaaaaataatacattttatattttgaaaccGGGTCTTACTATCTTTTTATATCTACCTGATACATTTCTTCAAATTCCACGTAATGATTTTGTAATGGTTAAAATgattgtaatttaaatattaatggtTAACGAAAAGCCTATCACGGGTATATTCTTAATGTCATTTCAGAATATCTCTTTGTCACGTGCCACCTGCCCAGCACTTGAATTTATTGTATCTTGCTATTATTGGCTATTGagtatattttgattattttatgtaTGTTGTGtgagtgtgtatatatatataaaatttttattcccctctattttaattttgtgcaaattgatttctttaaaataatagaataattttatttgtgttaattttaaaaacgagttatgatatttaattttttatcaatttattctattttttgttaatataataataaattcaacttttgaagttttgttattgttgattttgattctaaaatttttaacaaaattaatctTCATtagatattaataaatttagaattaaaattaaattgataaaatttataaatgtgaggactaaatttattaaatttctttaaaaattagaACTAATTTGGTAAGATATGTAAATAATGAAAgctattataccaataaaaatattataaattaataaaagatataaatataatgataaaaactaaattaatatgattttattaatagGAACCAATTTACTAATATTTGAAATTCGAAAGGGTGCATTCAAATTCACACTGCTCTTCAATTCTAGGGTGcatttggttcgctgtattggattagaggtgtattggattagagctgtattggattagaggtgtaataggaaatcaactgtttggttgaatgtaatggaatagaggcgtaatagtaatcttgtgtttggttgaatggaatagatgtgtaataacataatggaaaaaactaaaatgactagaatacccttagcataaatttgttttggtaaatgattattgttattattatttaaattttaataagattattattatcaataataaataatttaatcacatttaaaaataattatttttaaatatattttaattaaaatatataatttaataaaattcttaataattagcagaaatttgttttggtaaattattattgttattgttattgttatttaaattttaataagattattaatatcaataataaatattttaatcatatttaaacataattattattaaatatattataattaaaatatataatttaataaaattcttaataattaatattcttatattaagaGATCTCCAAACGCTATGAAAATATCTCAATCCAAGAATGTTTGATCCTATCCAAAAAGTCGTTGCAAGTCGactgattttccaaatttgaaaattgat
It encodes the following:
- the LOC107929513 gene encoding granule-bound starch synthase 1, chloroplastic/amyloplastic, which codes for MATVTASHLVSTVCQVNSHGADTKAANLICMKNQAAITHNGLRFLNMLDRLQMRTNAKAVARQAVKQENPRPWGKIICGKGLNLVFVGAECGPWSKTGGLGDVLGGLPPAMAANGHRVMTVSPRYDQYMDAWDTSVLVEVKVGDKFETVRFFHCYKRGVDRVFVDHPMFLEKVWGKTGSKIYGPNAGVDYKDNQLRFSLLCQAALEAPKVLNLNTNRYFSGPYGEDVIFIANDWHTGLLPCYLKSMYQSRDIYMNAKVAFCIHNIAYQGRFPFSDFSVLNLPDRFKSSFDFFDGYPKPIKGRKINWMKAGILESDKVLTVSPYYAQELISGEDKGVELDNIIRKTGITGIVNGMDVQEWNPATDQHINVQYDASTVMDAKPILKETLQAEMGLHCDRNVPVVGFIGRLEEQKGSDVLAEAIPRFIGENCQIVILGTGKKAMEEQIENLETQYPDKARGIANFNVPLAHKIIAGSDFILIPSRFEPCGLIQLHAMRYGTVPIVASTGGLVDTVKEGFTGFQMGAFNVECDAVDPSDLDKVAKTVKKALATYGTPTMNEMIRNCMAQDLSWKGPSKLWEKLLLSLEVAGSEPGNEGEEIAPLAKENVATP